From Daucus carota subsp. sativus chromosome 6, DH1 v3.0, whole genome shotgun sequence, the proteins below share one genomic window:
- the LOC108224881 gene encoding probable phospholipid-transporting ATPase 4: MAHGRIRSKLRWSSLYTFGCMRSQSQDAEQPHQFQGPGYSRTVYCNQPRMHRRKPFKYVSNYISTTKYNIITFLPKAIFEQFRRVANLYFLLAASLSLSPVTPFKSVSMIAPLAFVVGLSMAKEAMEDWRRFIQDLKVNLRTASVHKANGVFTYKPWFKIQVGDVVKIEKDQFFPADLLLLSSSYEDGICYVETMNLDGETNLKVKRSLAVTLPLYNEDAFKNFSGTITCEDPNPNLYTFVGNLDLNHQIYPLDPSQILLRDSKLRNTAYVYGVVIYTGPDSKVMQNSTESPSKRSKVEKQMDKIIYVLFTLLVLISVISSTGFAVKTKYQMLDSWYLPAGDKGLYNPNDPDRSGFYHLITALILYGYLIPISLYVSIEVVKVLQAIFINQDLHMYDEETGTPAQARTSNLNEELGQVDTILSDKTGTLTCNHMEFLNCSIAGTAYGISSSDVEVAASKQMAMDLNKQDHDLAKNYLHSNDTGFLNISRGFHPSEIELENIVHSKLENHHKPLVKGFNFEDSRITNGNWSKEPHAEILLLFLRTLAICHTAIPELIEETGSFSYEAESPDEGAFLVAARELGFEFCKRTQSSIFVRERHPFSTGYIEREFKLLNLLDFTSKRKRMSVIVRDEDGQIFLLCKGADSVIFERLSKHGSMFKEATTRHLTEYGEAGLRTLALAYKKIEEAEYVVWNEEFLRAKTSIGGNRERMLERISDMMEKNMILLGATAVEDKLQKGVPQCIDKLAQAGLKIWVLTGDKMETAINIGFACSLLRRGMNQICIAASADMLAQETKEVVKENILMQLTDASQMVELEKDPHAAFALIIDGKMLSYVLEPDMKHQFLHLAVQCASVICCRVSPKQKALVTRLVKEGTGKTTLAIGDGANDVGMIQEADIGVGISGAEGMQAVMSSDFSIAQFQFLERLLVVHGHWCYKRIAQMICYFFYKNITFGLTLFYFEAFAGFSGQSVYDDWYMLLFNAVLTSLPVISLGVFEQDVSSEVCLHFPALYQQGPKNLFFDWYRIFGWMGNGIYSSLVIFLFNIFIFYDQAFRRGGETADMAVVGTNMFTCIIWAVNCQIALTMSHFTWIQHLLVWGSIVTWYILLFLYGMVSPVTSRNAFMIFIEALAPAPLYWITTLLVTTTCNLPYFAHISFQREFFPMDHHIIQEIKYYRKDKEDGNMWTEERSKARQETKIGFSARVDASIRQLKGRLHKISSPISPSL, encoded by the exons ATGGCACATGGAAGGATCCGGTCTAAGCTCCGGTGGAGCAGTCTTTACACATTTGGGTGTATGAGATCTCAGTCTCAGGATGCAGAGCAACCCCATCAATTCCAAGGTCCTGGATATTCTCGAACAGTATACTGCAACCAGCCTCGTATGCACCGCAGGAAGCCTTTTAAGTATGTCTCAAATTACATTTCAACCACAAAGTACAATATCATAACGTTTCTACCCAAGGCTAtttttgagcagttccgtcgAGTAGCCAACCTTTACTTTCTTTTGGCTGCAAGTTTGTCACTTTCACCTGTTACACCATTTAAATCTGTTAGTATGATTGCCCCTTTGGCCTTTGTTGTCGGTCTCAGTATGGCAAAGGAGGCGATGGAAGATTGGCGGAGATTTATTCAGGATCTAAAAGTTAATCTGCGAACAGCTAGTGTTCATAAGGCAAATGGGGTATTTACATATAAGCCATGGTTTAAGATTCAGGTTGGAGATGTGGTAAAAATAGAGAAGGATCAGTTTTTTCCTGCAGATTTATTACTTTTATCATCTAGTTATGAAGATGGGATCTGTTATGTGGAGACCATGAATTTAGATGGCGAAACAAACTTAAAGGTTAAAAGATCTTTGGCGGTAACTTTGCCCCTGTACAACGAAGATGCTTTCAAGAACTTTTCAGGTACAATTACATGCGAAGACCCCAACCCAAACCTCTATACCTTTGTTGGTAATCTTGATCTTAATCATCAAATCTATCCTCTTGATCCCAGTCAGATTCTCCTCAGAGATTCAAAGCTTAGGAATACAGCTTATGTATATGGAGTGGTAATATATACCGGCCCTGACAGCAAAGTCATGCAGAACTCTACGGAATCTCCTTCCAAAAGAAGCAAGGTTGAAAAGCAGATGGACAAAATTATATACGTTCTCTTCACCCTTCTTGTTTTGATCTCAGTAATTAGCTCAACAGGCTTTGCTGTGAAAACCAAATACCAGATGCTAGATTCGTGGTATTTACCTGCAGGTGATAAAGGTTTATATAATCCTAATGATCCTGACAGGTCTGGTTTTTATCATCTGATCACTGCTCTGATCCTTTATGGATATCTAATACCCATCTCGCTTTATGTTTCTATTGAGGTTGTCAAGGTCCTGCAAGCAATATTTATTAACCAGGATTTGCACATGTATGATGAAGAGACAGGAACTCCTGCTCAAGCACGGACTTCAAATCTAAACGAGGAGTTAGGCCAGGTAGACACTATTCTCTCTGATAAAACTGGAACTTTGACTTGCAATCATATGGAATTTCTGAATTGTTCCATAGCTGGAACTGCATATGGCATCTCTTCTAGTGATGTAGAAGTTGCAGCATCAAAACAGATGGCGATGGACCTTAACAAGCAGGATCATGATTTAGCAAAAAATTATTTGCACAGTAATGACACAGGTTTTTTAAACATTAGTCGTGGTTTTCATCCATCAGAAATTGAGCTTGAGAATATTGTTCATTCTAAGCTTGAAAACCATCACAAACCTCTAGTCAAAGGGTTTAATTTTGAGGACAGCCGCATCACAAATGGTAATTGGTCAAAGGAACCCCATGCAGAGATACTTTTGTTATTCCTAAGGACACTTGCCATTTGCCACACAGCCATCCCTGAGCTAATTGAGGAGACTGGCAGCTTTAGTTATGAAGCAGAGTCACCAGATGAAGGAGCTTTCCTTGTTGCAGCAAGAGAACTTGGATTTGAGTTCTGTAAAAGGACTCAATCAAGCATTTTTGTGCGTGAAAGACATCCTTTCTCTACAGGATACATTGAAAG GGAGTTTAAACTTCTCAATCTGCTGGATTTTACTAGCAAAAGGAAGAGAATGTCTGTAATTGTAAGGGATGAGGATGGGCAGATTTTTCTGTTGTGCAAAGGCGCAGACAG CGTCATCTTTGAGCGGTTATCAAAGCATGGAAGTATGTTTAAGGAAGCTACTACACGACATTTGACTGAGTATGGGGAAGCTGGTTTGCGTACACTAGCACTTGCTTACAAGAAGATTGAGGAGGCCGAATATGTTGTTTGGAATGAGGAGTTTCTTAGAGCAAAAACCTCTATTGGTGGTAATAGGGAGAGAATGCTTGAGCGCATATCAGATATGATGGAAAAAAACATGATCCTTCTTGGCGCTACTGCTGTAGAGGACAAATTACAAAAAGgg GTGCCTCAGTGTATAGATAAACTAGCTCAAGCTGGTCTCAAGATATGGGTTCTAACAGGTGATAAGATGGAAACTGCAATCAATATAGG ATTTGCATGCAGTCTACTTCGACGCGGCATGAATCAAATCTGTATAGCCGCAAGTGCAGATATGCTAGCCCAAGAAACCAAAGAG GTAGTAAAGGAGAACATTTTGATGCAACTCACTGATGCATCTCAAATGGTAGAGCTAGAAAAAGATCCTCATGCAGCTTTTGCCTTAATAATTGATGGTAAAATGCTAAGTTATGTGTTGGAGCCTGATATGAAGCATCAGTTCTTACATTTAGCAGTTCAATGCGCCTCTGTGATATGCTGTCGTGTCTCTCCTAAGCAGAAGGCTCTG GTAACAAGATTAGTAAAAGAAGGAACTGGAAAGACCACATTAGCCATTGGTGATGGTGCAAATGATGTTGGAATGATTCAAGAGGCTGATATCGGTGTTGGCATTAGTGGTGCGGAAGGAATGCAG GCTGTGATGTCTAGTGACTTTTCTATTGCACAGTTCCAGTTTTTGGAGAGACTCTTAGTTGTCCACGGACACTGGTGCTATAAAAGGATCGCTCAAATG ATATGTTATTTCTTCTACAAGAATATTACCTTCGGGCTTACGCTGTTCTACTTTGAGGCATTTGCCGGCTTTTCTGGGCAGTCAGTTTATGATGATTGGTATATGTTATTATTCAATGCTGTTCTTACGTCATTGCCTGTCATCTCACTTGGAGTCTTTGAACAAGATGTTTCATCTGAAGTCTGCTTACAT TTTCCAGCATTGTATCAGCAAGGACCCAAAAACCTGTTCTTTGACTGGTATCGGATATTTGGATGGATGGGAAATGGAATCTATTCTTCCCTTGTGATCTTCTTGTtcaacatcttcatcttttaTGATCAGGCCTTTCGTAGAGGAGGGGAGACTGCAGACATGGCAGTTGTCGGCACCAACATGTTTACCTGCATCATTTGGGCTGTCAACTGCCAGATTGCTCTTACAATGAGTCATTTCACATGGATACAACACTTGCTGGTTTGGGGAAGCATCGTAACTTGGTACATACTTCTATTTCTATATGGCATGGTATCGCCTGTTACTTCTCGAAATGCCTTCATGATTTTCATAGAAGCCCTCGCTCCTGCTCCACTATACTGGATCACTACACTGTTGGTAACGACTACATGTAATCTCCCCTACTTTGCTCACATATCTTTCCAAAGAGAATTCTTTCCGATGGATCATCACATCATCCAAGAAATCAAGTACTACAGAAAGGACAAAGAAGACGGAAACATGTGGACAGAAGAGCGGTCCAAAGCGAGACAAGAGACAAAGATAGGCTTCTCAGCAAGAGTAGATGCATCTATTAGACAGTTGAAAGGGAGATTACATAAAATATCCTCTCCGATATCTCCCAGCTTATAG
- the LOC108228153 gene encoding uncharacterized protein LOC108228153 has protein sequence MDSDGAQIHISNGDDEQTQHNNQFMYGEDEDAHGGGYDFDGGDNRRRDDIAQHSEGHIDSSAGKLFVGGIAWETSEESFSNYFSSYGEITDSVIMMDKLTGRPRGFGFVTFADSEVADKVLSKEHIIDGRAVEVKRTVPREDMQVKGVLKTRKIFVGGLPLSLTEDELREYFSAYGIVVEHQIMLDHTTGRSRGFGFVTFDDENSVEKIFSDGQIHELGGKQVEIKKAEPKRAIGDYGNDSRGRRGGGNMKSYGGGFGRGASGYGSGYGSKGGRGYGGQSGYGGYGGYGDYGGYDSYGRGSAGLYAGFGGFGYGYGYGGPMYGAAAYGSYGGAGSYAGAASYGGKGGYGGGGGYGGKGGYGGSGAGYGGGGGYGGGSGGGYGGGSSSGGGYGGSRGGYGGSGNGYDGSSGGGGSGGSGGYDGGSSGGGYDGGKGYGNGSTGGGRYHPYRK, from the exons ATGGACAGTGATGGAGCTCAAATACACATCAGTAACGGCGACGACGAACAAACGCAACATAACAATCAGTTCATGTACGGCGAAGATGAGGACGCTCACGGCGGTGGCTATGATTTTGATGGCGGTGATAATAGGCGGAGAGATGATATAGCACAGCATTCTGAGGGTCATATTGATTCTTCTGCAGG AAAGCTCTTTGTTGGAGGCATTGCTTGGGAAACTAGTGAAG AGTCATTCAGCAACTACTTCAGCAGTTATGGGGAAATCACAGACTCCGTAATAATGATGGATAAACTAACGGGAAGACCAAGAGGATTTGGGTTTGTTACATTTGCGGACTCTGAGGTTGCAGATAAAGTTCTGAGCAAAGAACATATCATAGATGGTAGAGCG GTTGAAGTGAAAAGAACAGTCCCTAGGGAGGATATGCAGGTAAAGGGAGTACTGAAAACCCGGAAGATATTTGTTGGTGGTTTACCTTTATCATTGACTGAAG ATGAGTTGAGGGAGTATTTTTCTGCTTATGGTATTGTTGTGGAGCATCAGATCATGTTGGATCATACAACCGGGAGATCAAGGGGCTTTGGATTTGTCACTTTTGATGATGAAAATTCAGTGGAGAAAATATTTTCTGATGGCCAAATTCATGAACTTGGTGGCAAACAG GTTGAAATAAAGAAGGCTGAGCCAAAAAGAGCTATTGGTGATTATGGAAACGATAGCCGAGGGCGCCGTGGTGGTGGTAATATGAAGTCATATGGTGGTGGTTTTGGAAGAGGTGCATCTGGTTATGGAAGCGGTTATGGTAGCAAAGGTGGCAGAGGTTATGGAGGACAGAGCGGCTATGGTGGTTATGGTGGTTATGGCGATTATGGTGGCTATGATAGTTATGGAAGGGGGTCGGCAGGTCTTTATGCTGGTTTTGGTGGATTTGGATATGGGTATGGATATGGTGGACCCATGTATGGTGCAGCTGCATATGGTAGTTACGGAGGTGCTGGTAGTTATGCTGGCGCTGCTAGCTATGGTGGCAAAGGTGGATATGGTGGTGGGGGTGGTTATGGTGGCAAAGGTGGATACGGCGGCAGTGGGGCTGGATATGGCGGCGGTGGTGGATATGGTGGCGGAAGCGGGGGTGGATATGGTGGCGGTAGCAGCAGCGGGGGTGGATATGGTGGCAGCAGAGGTGGATACGGTGGCAGCGGAAATGGATATGACGGCAGCAGCGGTGGAGGCGGCAGTGGAGGCAGTGGCGGATATGATGGAGGCAGCAGTGGAGGTGGATATGATGGAGGCAAAGGATATGGGAACGGCAGCACTGGCGGAGGAAGATACCATCCGTATAGGAAGTGA